From one Anopheles cruzii chromosome 3, idAnoCruzAS_RS32_06, whole genome shotgun sequence genomic stretch:
- the LOC128269916 gene encoding uncharacterized protein LOC128269916, giving the protein MNGPKGNSKKPVAKKSIRNVLVQPYEVTWPTIPKDDFDECVRRLEQVDRKCFVYGCNPVIRVLQNGTSPVFFVLSSFHPKIFAKTIIQMARRRNPSVLTLSLPSFPGQPKQDSMMMAIVPNQEGEPAPAIKALLEWTKQLCVREKFIEPAVDQVKRTPKVSEKAKRKPSKQPLTKEQLAALYVLQPIGEAQEEKSKRIVTKPDAPEDTLDFISFSGDDNNRKRKAADSPSSTISGSRKQPKDTYVPLKINRVRGNPNRVEHKKIKRRH; this is encoded by the exons ATGAATGGGCCTAAAGGAAATTCTAAAAAACCTGTCGCAAAGAAGTCGATAAGAAATGTCCTGGTGCAACCCTACGAAGTAACTTG GCCTACCATTCCGAAGGACGATTTCGATGAGTGTGTTCGCCGTCTCGAGCAAGTGGATCG TAAATGTTTCGTTTACGGTTGCAATCCCGTAATAAGGGTGCTGCAAAACGGCACCAGTCCGGTTTTCTTCGTTCTCAGCTCGTTTCATCCAAAGATTTTTGCGAAAACGATCATCCAAATGGCACGCAGACGAAATCCGAGTGTACTAACGTTGTCGCTCCCCTCCTTTCCGGGCCAACCTAAACAGGACAGTATGATGATGGCAATCGTCCCGAACCAAGAGGGCGAACCCGCACCGGCAATCAAGGCGCTCCTTGAATGGACAAAGCAGCTATGTGTGCGGGAAAAGTTCATTGAACCAGCCGTCGATCAAGTGAAGCGAACTCCAAAAGTATCagagaaagcaaaacgaaaaccttCAAAGCAACCGTTGACGAAAGAACAACTGGCCGCTCTCTACGTTTTGCAACCGATCGGCGAAGCACaggaagaaaaatcgaaacgtaTCGTCACAAAACCGGATGCTCCGGAGGATACGTTggattttatttccttttctgGTGATGATAATAATCGGAAGCGTAAAGCGGCGGACTCTCCGAGTTCCACAATTTCGGGCAGTCGTAAACAACCGAAAGATACTTACGTACCGTTAAAGATAAATCGTGTCCGGGGAAATCCTAATCGAGTGGAGCACAAGAAAATAAAGCGACGACACTAA
- the LOC128273843 gene encoding beta-1,3-glucan-binding protein-like, which yields MGFFNRRTTPLLVIVLALIAVCIDAYAGDSSEERPQVPDGERLNCELPSVTTASGSLVKRRVFCPGELIFEDNFDRLDLEKWQHEHTLAGGGNWEFQYYSNGRKNSFVKDGIFFIRPSLLADETGEGFLSSGLLNIHGGSPHDYCTNPSNYGCERQGTPENYLNPIKSARVRTVNSFNFKYGKLQIRAKLPTGDWLWPALWLMPKLNQYGTWPSSGEIDLMESRGNLDYSINGDQLGVEHVGSTMHYGPHPGLNGYEYATEAKYSPKGQGYNKAFHLYQLEWTPDFMKFSVDGEQVMLREGNFWELGQFDQRAPGTPNPWIDGGKMAPFDQEFHIIMNVAVGGTNGFFPDAPAVNANGNKPWSNQSPTAIRDFWLARDDWLPLWKLQENEGREAALQVDYVRVWAL from the exons ATGGGATTTTTCAATCGTAGGACAACACCGTTGCTGGTGATAGTGTTGGCACTGATTGCGGTCTGCATCGACGCGTACGCCGGAGATTCCAGTGAAGAGCGGCCGCAGGTGCCCGATGGAGAGCGACTCAACTGCGAGCTGCCCTCGGTAACGACGGCTAGCGGTTCCCTTGTCAAGCGCCGTGTTTTCTGCCCAGGAGAGCTCATTTTTGAGGATAATTTCGACCGACTGGATCTGGAAAAGTGGCAACACGAGCACACGCTCGCCGGTGGTGGGAACTGGGAGTTTCAGTACTATTCCAACGGTCGGAAAAACTCTTTCGTGAAGGATGGCATTTTCTTCATTCGACCatcgctgctggcggatgagACGGGCGAAGGGTTCCTTTCGAGCGGCCTACTAAACATCCACGGTGGCAGTCCTCACGATTA CTGCACGAACCCGTCCAACTATGGCTGTGAACGTCAGGGCACCCCAGAAAACTATCTGAATCCCATCAAAAGTGCCCGAGTGCGGACGGTGAACTCGTTCAATTTCAAGTACGGCAAGCTGCAGATTCGCGCCAAGCTTCCAACAGGGGATTGGTTGTGGCCCGCCCTATGGTTGATGCCGAAACTGAATCAGTACGGTACGTGGCCATCGTCCGGTGAGATCGATTTGATGGAGAGCCGCGGAAACCTTGACTACAGTATCAACGGTGACCAGCTCGGGGTGGAGCATGTTGGCTCGACGATGCACTACGGCCCACACCCGGGACTCAATGGGTACGAGTATGCTACCGAGGCTAAATATTCGCCGAAAGGGCAAGGATACAACAAGGCGTTCCACCTGTACCAACTCGAGTGGACACCGGATTTTATGAAGTTCAGCGTCGATGGTGAGCAGGTGATGCTGAGGGAGGGTAACTTCTGGGAGCTCGGCCAGTTTGATCAGCGTGCACCTGGAACACCCAATCCGTGGATTGATGGTGGCAAGATGGCACCGTTCGATCAGGAGTTCCACATCATCATGAATGTGGCTGTCGGCGGAACGAATGGATTCTTCCCGGACGCTCCGGCCGTTAACGCTAATGGGAACAAACCGTGGAGCAACCAGTCGCCGACGGCAATCCGCGATTTCTGGCTGGCTCGTGATGATTGGTTGCCACTGTGGAAACTGCAGGAGAACGAAGGCAGGGAAGCAGCCTTACAAGTCGACTACGTGCGCGTATGGGCGTTATAA
- the LOC128269917 gene encoding beta-1,3-glucan-binding protein-like, giving the protein MARLRVIVLLLATVVGASLADPSPKCTVSVTTASGSMARAGPYCTGDLIFEDNFNSLNFETWEHENTLSGGGNWEFQWYLNHRSNSYCENGIFYIRPTLLSADTGEAFLSSGTLNIHGGQPADQCTSPLFWGCERTGTPTNYINPIKSARVRSVNSFNFKYGTMEVRARMPTGDWLWPAIWLLPKRQAYGTWPASGEIDLMESRGNLEYRDANGVHIGAEQVGSTLHFGPNPDLNGWATTVAYKNSPAGQGWNTGFNNYQLTWTPTYLRFAVNNEVITQIDAGTGFWNRGNFGNIAPGVENPWMHGTLMAPFDQEFYIIMNLAIGGTNGFFPDVPPASNGNRGKPWANTSPSAARDFWIGRGSWEPTWRMSDNRGKDSSLQIDYVRVWAL; this is encoded by the exons ATGGCAAGACTCCGAGTGATTGTACTGCTGTTGGCCACAGTGGTTGGGGCTTCATTAGCTGACCCGAGCCCAAAGTGTACGGTATCCGTCACCACCGCTAGCGGATCAATGGCTCGTGCTGGACCGTACTGTACCGGAGACCTAATTTTCGAGGATAATTTCAACTCTCTCAACTTTGAAACGTGGGAACACGAAAATACCctcagtggcggtggt AACTGGGAGTTCCAGTGGTACCTGAACCACCGTTCGAATTCTTACTGTGAAAATGGTATTTTCTACATCCGACCCACACTGCTGTCCGCCGATACGGGTGAGGCGTTCCTGAGTAGCGGTACGCTGAATATtcacggtggccaaccggcCGACCAGTGTACCAGTCCACTGTTTTGGGGCTGCGAGCGAACCGGTACACCCACGAACTACATCAATCCGATCAAGAGTGCGCGGGTGCGATCGGTAAACTCGTTCAACTTCAAATACGGCACGATGGAGGTACGTGCCCGCATGCCAACAGGGGATTGGTTGTGGCCGGCCATTTGGTTGCTACCGAAACGCCAAGCATACGGCACGTGGCCGGCGTCCGGTGAGATCGATCTGATGGAATCGCGAGGCAACCTAGAGTACCGTGATGCGAACGGTGTCCACATCGGGGCGGAACAAGTCGGCTCAACGCTTCACTTCGGTCCCAACCCGGATCTGAACGGGTGGGCAACAACGGTCGCCTACAAGAATAGCCCCGCTGGACAGGGTTGGAACACGGGGTTCAACAATTATCAGCTTACCTGGACGCCGACCTATTTGCGGTTCGCGGTCAACAATGAAGTCATCACCCAGATTGACGCCGGGACGGGCTTCTGGAATCGGGGCAACTTTGGAAACATTGCCCCGGGCGTGGAGAACCCCTGGATGCACGGTACGCTGATGGCACCGTTCGATCAGGAGTTCTACATCATCATGAACTTGGCCATCGGTGGCACGAATGGGTTCTTCCCGGACGTACCGCCAGCATCGAACGGTAACCGGGGCAAGCCGTGGGCCAACACTTCACCATCGGCGGCGCGCGATTTCTGGATCGGACGCGGATCCTGGGAACCGACCTGGCGTATGAGCGACAACCGTGGCAAGGATTCCTCGTTGCAGATCGACTACGTGCGCGTTTGGGCTCTGTAG
- the LOC128273832 gene encoding molybdenum cofactor synthesis protein cinnamon, producing MFSVITVSDSCYAGSATDSSGPHLVGLIKQSLKPISVNYLLIPDERETIEKSLSYACDILKARAVFTTGGTGFGPRDVTPEATRAVITKEAPQLAMAMMLHSLEKTKFAVLSRAVCGVRGETLIVNLPGSKKAVQECFESVVDVLPHVLNLLCDAEIDRVRQTHGMEQGVRKAAVAKHVCPHATGKGSDEDRNSPYPMVSVDEALKLILSTFPTVEDAKCQLSRVNIPPFRASIKDGYALKSVGGKGMKKVIGYVAAGDPTVRNNFTIDECFKINTGAPVPEYADAVIQIEDTKLVSRENDYEKIVEILTNPTPDLDVRAVGSDLRMSEQVFRYRFPLDASQRALLAAIGEKVSTVKLKIAVLSTGDELLHPYDPSALAEAASLEGKIYDSNTTMLVALMRQFGFSDDQCEIQQQVVKDDFASLKKAIEALTSEVHIIVCTGGVSMGDKDFVKPVLKELGYELGFGRVNVKPGKPCTFASLPCTKFFGLPGNPVSAFVTFHLFVLPALRWGLAVLNKSAPQAAKCCLPIIDVELLDTYELDPRPEYARASLRSRRGKLTASITGDQLSSKLKSTIEADALVELPARTDQRTTAEAGTLLKAYVIRSDFISQYD from the exons ATGTTTTCCGTCATTACCG TAAGCGACAGTTGCTATGCCGGATCTGCGACGGACAGCAGTGGACCCCATTTGGTTGGGCTGATCAAGCAATCCTTGAAGCCCATCTCGGTTAACTATCTGTTGATTCCGGATGAGCGAGAAACCATTGAG AAATCGCTGAGCTACGCGTGTGATATCCTAAAAGCGCGTGCCGTCTTCAcgaccggtggcaccgggtTTGGGCCTCGCGATGTTACACCCGAAGCGACACGTGCCGTCATCACGAAGGAAGCCCCTCAGCTAGCCATGGCCATGATGCTGCACAGTTTGGAGAAAACAAAGTTTGCCGTCCTGTCACGGGCCGTGTGTGGCGTACGGGGCGAAACGCTGATCGTGAATCTGCCCGGCAGCAAAAAGGCAGTCCAGGAGTGTTTCGAATCGGTCGTCGATGTACTACCGCACGTGCTGAACTTACTGTGCGACGCAGAGATCGACCGCGTGCGGCAAACGCACGGAATGGAGCAGGGAGTTCGGAAGGCCGCCGTGGCGAAACACGTTTGTCCACACGCCACTGGAAAAGGGTCGGATGAGGATCGAAATTCGCCTTACCCAATGGTCAGTGTGGATGAAGCGCTAAAGCTTATTCTGTCCACCTTCCCCACCGTCGAGGACGCAAAGTGTCAGCTGAGCCGCGTAAACATCCCTCCTTTCCGGGCCTCGATCAAGGATGGGTACGCGCTGAAATCGGTCGGCGGCAAGGGCATGAAAAAGGTCATCGGTTACGTCGCGGCCGGTGATCCGACGGTGCGGAACAACTTTACGATCGATGAGTGCTTCAAGATTAACACCGGGGCACCCGTCCCCGAGTATGCCGATGCCGTCATTCAGATCGAAGACACCAAGCTGGTTTCGCGGGAGAATGATTATGAGAAGATTGTGGAAATTTTAACCAATCCCACCCCGGACCTCGACGTGCGCGCGGTGGGAAGCGATCTGCGGATGTCGGAGCAAGTGTTTCGGTACCGTTTTCCACTCGACGCAAGCCAACGCGCATTGCTGGCGGCAATCGGGGAGAAGGTGTCGACGGTTAAGCTCAAGATTGCCGTTCTGTCGACGGGTGACGAGCTCCTCCACCCGTACGACCCCAGTGCCCTGGCAGAGGCAGCATCGTTGGAAGGGAAAATATACGATTCCAACACCACCATGCTGGTCGCGCTGATGCGCCAGTTCGGGTTTTCCGACGATCAGTGCGAAATTCAGCAGCAAGTCGTCAAGGATGA TTTCGCCTCACTCAAAAAAGCCATCGAAGCGTTAACGAGTGAGGTACACATTATCGTCTGCACGGGTGGTGTCTCGATGGGCGATAAGGATTTCGTAAAACCCGTCCTGAAGGAACTCGGCTACGAGCTAGGGTTCGGTCGGGTCAATGTAAAGCCTGGCAAACCGTGCACGTTCGCCTCTCTTCCGTGTACTAAATTCTTTGGCCTACCGGGCAACCCGGTGTCGGCGTTCGTAACGTTCCACCTGTTCGTTCTGCCTGCGCTGCGATGGGGCCTCGCGGTGCTTAATAAATCGGCACCGCAGGCGGCCAAGTGCTGTTTGCCGATTATCGATGTTGAG CTTTTAGACACGTATGAGCTGGATCCACGACCCGAGTATGCCAGAGCCTCACTACGCTCGCGAAGGGGTAAACTGACCGCAAGCATCACCGGTGACCAGCTGAGTAGCAAGCTGAAGAGCACCATCGAGGCGGATGCTCTCGTTGAGCTTCCGGCACGAACGGACCAGCGAACAACCGCGGAAGCCGGTACGCTACTTAAGGCGTACGTTATACGGTCGGACTTTATTTCGCAGTATGATTAA